AAGTAAAGAAGGAGCAAAAGGTCCGTCCGGGTTCCCTTTACTCCTTCTCGCAAAACATTCGCAGGTGACTGACATCCGCCCGTTATCACCACGAAATGAATATTTTTCCGGCGCGCAGCGTTCAGAACGGAAGATCGTCGTCATCCTCAGCCGGCGGCTTGAAATCCTGGTAACCCGATTCTCCGCCGGAGCTTTCCCGTTGCTGGGAGGAGCCGTCCTCGCCACCCGAGCCGGCCGGGCGGCTGCCCAGGATCACCATCTCGTCGGCGACCACCTCGGTCATGTAGCGTTTCTGCCCGCTCTGGTCTTCCCAGTTGCGGGTCTGCAGCTTGCCCTCGATATAAACCTGGGTGCCCTTGCGCAGATATTCGTGGCAGATTTCGGCCAGACGGCGCCAGGCTACAATCCGGTGCCACTCCGTGCGCTCCTCGCGGACACCTTCCTTATTGACCCAGCTCTCGTTTGTGGCCACGGTGAAATTGACTACCGGTACGTTGCTGGCCGTGTGGCGCAGTTCGGGGTCTCCGCCCAGGTTTCCGATCAGGATAACCTTGTTTACGCTTCTGCTGGCCATTATCCCTCCATCGGCCGCCGGACAAGGTGCTCGCGCAGAGGTCCGGCACTGACATTTCGGTAAAATGAGTGGAGACTCCGCGGGAGCTAGTCGTCTTTACCCGGTTTTATCTCCTCGAACTTCGCGTCTTCGATATCGAATGCTCTGATGTTGTAGTCCTGCCCGCGCCGGACGGCATGTTCTGCCCGTTTGCGGTTCTGAACGGATTTGAATGCACGGTAGAAGGAGACTCCCTTGCGCAGCAAGATCGTGACAACCTTGTACACCAGGTAGATAATAAGCATCTTGAACAGAATTTGCATTATACTCGACCGGAAAAATGATCCGTTACCGGGTTGTCTCCACTCCGCGTCGCCGGACGTCCCCTGTACCCGGAAAGCCAATAAGTACAGCCACTTGGCTTGATTGGTATATACTATAAACATTCTAGATCAAAGTCAATAATATTTCCCCGGTCATGGAGATACTCTCACCCATCGCTGATTGTTTGACACCGGCTTGCGGAAAAATTAAATTAATTCTTTATCATAACTTGACTTATCATCTCAGGCGCGCCGTTAAGTCCGCACGGAGCGCGCACTGTTCGATTGCCCCGGGGTATTTACCATGTTCCCGAGAACGCAACACCGGCGTCTCCTGTTAATCCTGGCGGCTTTTCTGCTGCTGGCCCGGCCCCTGCCGTCGGCCGCAGGTGGCGGCGGACCGGACCGCACCCGCTATTTCCCTCTCGACCACCCGGCTTACGACTATCTCGACAGGCTGCAGCAGGCCGGGAAACTGCTCTCGCTCAACCCATCGCTCAGACCTTACACCCGCGGCGAGGTGCTGGCCGCGGTCGGACGGGAAAAGCTGCGGAATCCGTCACCTTTGGAACTGGGCTGGCTGAACTGGCTGGCCGTGGACTGCGAGCGGGAATATAAAACACTCGCCGCCGCCGACTCCGGCAACCTGGGTGTCACCACCCGGCTCGAAGCCGGGGGCAGGCTGCGCACTCTGGAGCCGGAGCGCGAGCGGAGCAGGCTCGGCGTGGGCTTCGGCGGGGCGCTGGGACGGGTCGTGTTCGACTCCCGTTTCCTGCGCGCTCCCTACCTGATGCGTGCATCAGATCAGGCGGATCACCGCGACCCGAAAGTTGTGCCGCCGGATGAGGACGGGTTGATCCGTCCGATGGAGGGTTATCTCAAGGCCGATTTCCCGATGTTCGAGGGCCGCTATTCTGCGGAATTGTTTTTCGGGCGGATGGCCCGCAACTGGTCCCCGCAGGGCATGGAAAGCCTGGTGCTCAACGGCCGGGCGCTGAGTTTCGACCAGCTGGCGCTGCGTATCCGCTCGCCGCATCTGACCCTGAGCCAAATCGTAGCCGCGCTGGACCCGGTGGACTACCACCCCGCCGGCTCGACCGAACTGGTCAGGGCCAGGCGTTTTTTCAGCGCCCACCGCCTGGGTATCCGCGTCCGCGATAACCTGCGGTTCGGTATTACCGAGACCACAATCTACGGCGGGCCGGGCCGCGGCTGGGAACCGGGGCTGATGAACCCGCTCACCAGCTACCGCCTGCTGGCCATCCAGGACGACGAGCGCTGGAGCAACAATTCGTTCGTGGCGCTCGATGGGTTCGCCGGCCTGGGAGGAAAGATCAACATTCGCGCCCAGATGCTGTTCGATGATTTCCTGCGGGATAAAAAAATCCAGAACCGCTGGGCGCTCAGCCTGGGCCTGGATTTCTGCCGTCTGCCGCTGCCCGGAACAAACTCGGCCCGGCTTGAATACAGCAGGGCCTCGAGCTACGCTTATAACACTTTCAGACCATGGGAGCGCTACCTGATCTCGGGCCGCCCGCTGGGCGCCCAACAGGGCAATGATTTCTACCGGCTGGCCGCCGAGCTGACTCAGTATTTCGACCCGAGCTTCGACATCACGGCCGGGCTGGCGTATAGCGGCCAAGGAAGCCTGCGGATCAGTTCCCCGGTCGCCGGCCTGCTTGACTCGGCGAGCCTGCCGTTCCCGGCGGAGCCTGTTGAGGAGACACTCGAACTTATGTTATCCTTACGCTGGCAGCCCGCAGACTGGTGCATCCTGGCAGCCTCCGGCGGATACTCGGAGCGCAGCGGCGTGGATAACATCGCCGGGCAACGGCTGCGGCGAGGCTACGCAACCGTTGAGTTGTCCCTGTTCAGGGATATTATCCTAAGCTTTTGATCTGAAACCGGTCCCGTACTCGCGGGCCGACAGCGCGGAGCAATCCAGACTATGGCTGAAAAGAAACAACCGGCCGAGCAGCCGACCGAGGGCGAACAGCTGCGCAAGGAAATGAACCGCCTGCGCAACGAAAAGCGCGATGTCGAGATCAAGTTCGAAATCAGCAAGCTGCTTTACGCCGAACTGGACTACGGCAGGCTGCTGAACCTGATAATCGACAAGATCATGGACATCCTGCGCGCCGAGCGGGGGTTCATTGTCACCGGCGAACCGGATGACTTCGAGATCAAGGTGGCGCGCAATATCGAGGGCGACGAGCTCAGCGACGAGGGCCGGACTGTCAGCCGGACGGTGGTGCACAAGGTGCTCTCCACCGGCGAACCGTCGTTTATCAACGACGCCCAGCAGGACGGCATGGTGTCCAGCCGCAGCATTATCGACCTGGGCCTGCGCTCGATTCTCTGCGTACCGCTGATTATCGGCGACTCCCCCTACGGGGCGATCTATATCGAGAACCGTTCGATGGCTAACTGTTTCATGGAGAAAGACCTTGAACTGCTGCAGGACCTGGCCGAACTCTCGGCGTCGAGTATCCGCAACGCGCTGAATTTCCTCGAACTGGCCCGCACCTCCGGCGGCAGCGCCACCAGCCTGGGCGAGGACCTTCGCCGGGACTACGATTTCAGCATGATAATCGGCAAGAGCCGCAGGATGGTTGAGGTAATGGAAATGGCCGCGCGGGTGGCCCCCACCGACGCCACGGTGCTGATCACAGGTGACAGCGGCACCGGCAAGGAGTTGATCGCCCGCGCGACTTACCTCAACAGCCAGCGCAAGGACAGTCCCTTCCTGACGATCAACTGCGGCGCACTGCCCAGCGGACTGCTCGAAAGCGAACTGTTCGGCCACGTGAAAGGCTCGTTCACTGGCGCCTATGCCAGCAAGGTCGGGCGGTTCGAGGCGGCCAACGGCGGGACGATATTTCTCGACGAGGTCGGCGAGATGCCGCCGGAGCTGCAAGTCAAGCTGCTGCGGGTGCTTCAGTTCGGCGAGTTCGAAAAAGTGGGCAGCTACCGTCTTCAACGGGTGGACGTGCGGATAATCGCCGCCACCAACAAGGACCTGATGGCGATGGTCAAACGGGGTGAATTCCGCGAGGACCTCTACTACCGGATGAAGATTATCGAGATCCATTTCCCGCCCCTTCGCGACCGGCCCGACGATATCCCGTTGCTGATCGATCACTTTATCGTCATGTACGCCAAGAAACTGGACAAGCAGATCGATGATGTCGATCCACAGTTCCTCAGGCTGCTTCAGCGTTATCCCTATCCCGGCAATATCAGGGAACTGGAGAGCATTATTCACCGGGCGATGATCCTGTCGGAGAACAACCAGCTTTCGGCATCCGACCTCCCGCCGGAAGTGCTCGATTCCTCGACAGTTACATCTGCCGACTCCGGCGGATTGCGTAAAATCATAGCGGTTCCCAGAACAAACGAGGAGCTCAAGGAAGCCAAGGAGGAAGCTACCAGCCAGGCGGCGGCCGAGGTCGAGCGAGCTTTCCTGGAAGCTGCGCTCGAGGCAAGTGGCGGCAATATCACCAAGGCTGCGAAAAAAACCGGCATGAACCGCAGCCTGTTCCAGCGCCTGGTGAAAAAACACGATATTCAGCCCAAAAAGAAATAAGGCAGCTCCGCCCGGCCGCTGTTGCCCTGATAGTTTTGCAGGCGCGCAGCTTGTTGCCGTCGCGGTAACAATGCCGCCATCGGCGAACCGGATAACTTGCCGAGAATTGCGCCGGAAAAGCATCTGCCGCGATTAAATACATTTAATTCCGTTAAATTTAGCCCGACTTGTCATTTTATCCGCGACAATTCCAGCAAAGTGCTTGTTTCAGTCGATTTGCGCTTTTATGGCACGGAAATTGATCTATTCTCAATCTGGGCAGTTTCCGGCAGAGACAGTTACTTTTCCTGAAAGCTGACACTTGAATAACCGCAGGCAAATAATGAGCTTGACTGCCGTTGTGCTGTTGAGCGCGGTTTCAGCCTTATCCAGCCCCCTTGGATATTTCTCCCAGTCCGTCCCGGACGGGATCAGCGCGGGGAGAACGTTTCCGGCCGGGTCGCTTTCCCGCCTGGGCGAGGCGATCCTTACCTCGGATAACGCCGTCTACACCCTGGCTCAACAGCAGAGCCGAATCAATCTCACCCTGCTGGAATCGTTCCAGCAGCCCGTGAGGTTTTTCCCGGCCGATATCAACGGTGACAAATACCAGGACCTGATCGTCGCGTTTACGGAAACCCCGGCTCTCAGGCTGCTGATCGGTCATGCGGATGGCGAAACAGTCAGGACCGATCTTGTTATCTCCTCCCAGGCGGTCCTGGCGGTTGGCGCGGCCCGGATCGACGCAGACACGCTCCCCGACCTCGTGATCGCCGACAGCACGCGAATCGTGATTCTCAGGCGGGTTCCACCCGACAGCGGCAACGGTATCGAGTTCCGCCAGTTCAGCGAACTGAGCTTGCATTACCCCGCCAGCGGACATCCGCTGGCCTCGATGACGCTCCTGTTCGGAGATTTTGACGGGAACAAGCGCACGGATTTCGTGCTTAACGGTTACCTGTACCTGAATCAAAGAGACAACCTTATCATCGCCAGAGAGCTCCCCGTGCCGACCGGGACCAAGATCAAGCTGCTGGATCTCTCGGCCGATCTGGACGGGGACAGAAAGCATGAATTGCTCTGGATCTCGGCCCCGTCGGCCAGCCTGCCCTGCAAGCTGACAATCGCCGATTACGATGCGAACCTGATATTCCGCGCCGGCGGTTCGGTGCAGACCGGACTTTCGGCGGTAACGAGAGCGTTCCTCTACGATGCTGACGCCGACGGGCATCTTGAGCTGGGGCTGTTCTCCTCTGCAGACGGCTCGGCTGTGGAATTAGCCGGCACCGTCAACGGGCTGGACCTGACTGCTGCCCGCAACCTGTTCACCTTGAATTCGGTGAAGGGGAGCTTTATCGGGCCGCTGGGACCCGAGGACAACGGCGAGACCACCTGGCTGTTCCACAACACCGCCAGCGACCTGCTGTATACCGGTTATGCCCTGCGGCCATATGCCGATGCAACCGACGCAGCCGGCCTGGTGGACACTCTTGCCGGGCTGGCGGCGGCTGTGGGAGATTATAACTACGATGGGCTCCCTGACATTTACGTTATCAACAACCGGGGCAATAACGCACTCTATCAGGGACAGCCGGACGGCACTTTCACCGAGGTCGCCGTACAGGCCGGGGTTGCGCAGACCAACGACGGAATCAGTTGCGCCTGGGGAGATTTCAATAACGACGGGTTCCAGGACCTGGTGGTAGCCGGCCTGTCCCTGCCGGATAAGCTGTTCTTTAACCTGGGCGACGGGACTTTTGCCGACAGCTCGCAGCTGCTGCGCTACAGCCGGGGCAACCAGCGGGCCACCAGTGTCAGTTGGGGTGATGTGAACAGCGACGGCTGGCTCGACCTGCTGGTCACCAACTACGACGAAGCCAACTGGCTGCTGATCAACCATCTCGGCCGCTATTTCGACAACACCGGTCCCGGGCTGGGACCGACCGATACTTATTACCGCACCGAGAACGCCTCGCTGGTGGATGTGAATCTCGACGGCCGACAGGATATCGTGCTGCTGAACGATGGCGGCCCGACCCGCCTGCTGCTGGGGTCGTCCGGCGGCCAATGGACCGACCTCACGGCCGCCAGCGGTCTCAACCCGGAGGCGGAGTACCTCGGCTTCGGCCAGAGTCAGAGTTGGGGAGATTTCAACGGTGACGGCTACCCTGATCTGTATATCACCCGCGCGACCGATATCGACATGATGTTCCTCAATAACGGAGCGGACGCCGTCCAGCAGTTCCGCCTGGTTTATTCCGGTAACCCCGGCGGCGGCCGTTTCGGGCGGCTGGCCTCGGTGATCGAGGACCTGGATACAGACGGCCGCACCGACCTGCTGATCACCCGATCATCGCAGTTCGGCTCCAATTACGAAATCCCCGGCAACCAGGTCTATCTGGGCGATTCCATGGGCTACCCCCCTATCGCCGCAGACGAGATGTCATCGTCCACAGTACCGGCCGGTGACGCCCTGGTGGCGCCGCTGCGATTCCGCCGCGAGACCAGCCTGCCGCTGGCCGGCGATTTCGACGGCGACGGGGATATCGACCTGCTGTTTGTCAACTATCTGCCCGACAACCCATCGGACCTGTTTCGCGGCTCGCAGCTCCCGCTGATATTCATGCGCAACGGCTCGGCCCGCGCCAACACCCTGACAATCATCCTGCGGCGCGCCGACAACCGCAACCTGGCCGGAACCTCCGTGAGCCTGTCGTACGGGGGCCGCACGTACTGGAAATCCGTCTCCGGCGGCGGCGGCAGGATCCAGACGGGTCCGTACCTCACCTTCAGTCTCGGCACGGCATCCCAGGCGGACAGTATGACAGTGCGCTGGGCCGACGGAGTGGAGCAGACGCTTTACGGTCCGTTCTATCCAGGTACGTTCGAACTCGAAGTGGACCATACCGCCCCGCGCCTTGAACTGCTGGAATGGCCCGGCGGCGGCAGTCAGGGTGAGCTGGTACTCTCATCGACCGTGCCTTTGTCCGGAACTCTGGGCGCAGATGACAACAGCGGTTTTTCCCGTCTGCTGCTGATAGTCCGTCTGCCCGCAACCGGCAGTGAGGACACTACAAACCTGGTTACCGGCATTTCCGCGGGCCGCGTCGATTTCTCAATTGCAACACCCCTTCCCGGCGACAGTCTGGACTTCTATTTCAGTGCTACCGACACCTATGGCAACAGTACGCGCCTGCCGTCATCCCCGGGGGCTTATTACCGTCTTGTTGCCAAAACCGGTGTATTACTGGGCGACTTGAACGGTGATCTGAAAGTCGATTTCTCCAACGATGGCAGCCGGCTGCTTGAAATCATCGGTGGAAAGGGCCTTCCTCCCACGGAACTGGAACTGCTCGCAGCGGATTTGAATTTCGATGGCAAAGTCGACATATACGATTTACTCTCATTATTAAAATTATTGTAAGCGGATCCGATGCTCAGGCATTCAGCCATTAAATTTCTGTTGCTATCACTTGCCGCCGTGTCGATAGCCTGCGAACACAGCACGCGGGACTCCTCGCAGCGCCTGTTGTTCGATGTCGAGGCGTACAATGGTCAGCCGGGGTACTTAACCAACCGGCTGCCTCTCCAGAGCAAATACCAGATAAACGCACCCGGCGTGGCTTTTGATTCATCGTTCTCCCCGCCGGACTCCGGTTTCGTGCCCTCGCGGCTTCAGATCACGTTCGATCAGGAGGGCGACCTGGTGCCCTCGCTGCTGGGCGCGTTCGGCTACAAGGTTGTCACCAGGATCGAATTCGACGACGGCAGCAGTATCACGGTCAACCATACCAACGTGGCCGACTCCCTTCGCGTCGCCGCGGGCGGCACGGCGGGGGATACGCTCTACGTGGCAATCCGTGGAGAGGGGCTTGTCAGCAACGGCGAGGGTGTGTTCGAAAATGTCACGGGCCTCTTTTTCGAGCAGAGTACCTACGGGATTGTGCACGATACTCTGGTCGCCAATATCAGTTGCCGCTACGAACTGTCAATCGAATACTAAGTACGGTCGAGATAATCATTGCGCCGTTGCCTGCCAGCCCTTAATTTTCCCATTTGCAATCGCACTAAGCAACTATTTTTCAGGCAATTAACCTTGTTATGAGTTGCCACCGCCACATAGAGTTCCACCGGGCGATACGGTTGCTGGCCCTGCTGTCCGCAGCTGCCGTCGTTGCCGCTCCCGGCGATACGCTGGCCCAGAGTTTCTGGCGCAAGAACGACCGCAACACGTTTATCCGCAACGTCCAGTTCAACTTCAATATCCCGAGCGCCCGGGCGGTCGGTCTGGGGGGCGCGTTTGTCGCTATCGCCGATGACGCCACCGCGGGCATGGCCAACCCCGCCGGTCTGACAATCCTGACCAAGCCGGAAGTCTCCGCCCACTACAAGATCAGCCGGTTCACTCACGAGGAGACCGCCGGAACTCCCGAGGAAAACGATAGACGCAGAGAGTTCACCAACGACGTGGGCAGCCAGAGCTACCTCTCGCTTGTTTATCCCTACGAGAATTTCTCCTTCTCGTTCTACCGCCAGGAGTTGATCAATTTCGAAAGCAGCTTCAACACTCAGGGGTTCGGCAACGTGTTCAGGGAGCGGGACTTAAACCCTCAGCAGTTCATGTTCGGCAACGATACCCGCAGCGATATCGAAGTCAACAACTGGGGCGCCGCGGTGGCTTACAAGCCCAACAAGTTCGTCTCCGTCGGCATTTCCAGCATCGTGTCCACTCTCGAATTCCGCTTTTTCGAGCACCTGTTCCAGGAAGCTAACGATTCCCGGCGCGAGCGCGTGTTCAGCGTAACCTCCGACAGCCGCGACACCCGCTACAGCGTTAACCTGGGCCTGAAAGTCGAACCGGTGGACTACCTGACATTCGGCGCGGTGTACCGCAGCGGTCCGCGGTTCGAGATCACCAACACGATCGAGGATATCGACCGGGCGGCGGTCACTCCGATTGTCCAGGGCAACGAGGAACTGGTCTTCAAGGTCCCGGACGTCTACAGTGTCGGCCTTGCTCTCCGTCCGCTCAACAACCTCACGCTGTCGCTGGATTTCGTGCGCGTCGAATACCACGACATGATCGAGGAGCTCGACCGGAATCTTAACGAGGACGATGTGGCCGTGCGGCTCGATGAGTTCCCTTACTCCGGGTTTGTCGATGGCGACGGGATCGACGATCTCATCCTGGCCAACGCTACTGAAATTCATTTCGGCGCCGAGTACTACTTCCTGCTGGGCGAGTGGCTGGTGCCCGTGCGCGCCGGATTTTTCACCGATCCCGCCCATGTGGTCTATACCACCGTGGAAAACGAGACCCTGCGCAGGCTGTTCCCCCGCACCAAAGATGAGATTCACGGCACGTTCGGATTCGGGTTCGTGCTCCAGAATAAAATCCAGCTCGATGCGGCGGTCAATTTTTCATCCAGTGTTACCGAGGCCCTGCTGTCGGCCGTATTCCGGTTTTAAGTGGAATTGATATGCGTGCCCTTCAGATCATAGCCGTGTTTCCCGTATTGTACGCCGTGGTTTTCACTCCGGGACTCAGGGCGCAATCCACCTGGTATTCCGCCTACGAGACCGCTCTGGAGGATATCGCCGCCGGCCGCTGGGAACAATCTGTCGAACATCTACGCCAGGCGCTGGAAATCAAGCCCGATCCTGAATTGAATGCCCGAACCTACGGAGTCTGGCGCCGCGATTACCTGCCGTTTTACCATCTCGGCCTGTCGTTTTTCAACATGGGAGAATATAAGCTTTCGACAGAGCATTTCGACCGCTCGCTGGCCGCGGGCATGGTCGAGCGCCAACCGGAACTGCTCAAACAGCTCAGCAGCTACCGCCAGGCTGCACTCGACAGGACTGCCGGCGCCGGCCCGGACAGGGAAATGGCGCGCCGGATCGAGGAGGAGTTCAACCGGGGGCTCCAGCTCGAACGTCAGGGGTCTCTGGACGAAGCGCTGGTGAAGTTCGAGAGTGTGCTGACACTCGATCCGGGCAACGCACTGGCCACGGAGCACATGCTCGAAATCAGGGAGAAAATCGCGGCGCACGACTCCCTGCTGGCCCGGGAGCAATTGATTGCGGAACTGATGGATTCCGGTTACGGCCATCTGGAAGGCGGCCGCGATGAGGAAGCTCTCGAGTATTTCCGGCGGGTAGTCCGGTTCGATCCCGCCAATCCGCGGGCGCTGGCTCTCAGCGACAGCCTGGGAAGTATAATCGCCGGGATTGCCGAGCAGCGGCAGCGCCTCGACATGCTGGTCCGGCAGCTTATCGAGCAGGGCCGCAGCGCATTGGCCGGGGGAGCTCTCGAGCAGGCTCACCGTCAGTTCTCCCGCGCAAGCAGCCTGGATCCGGAAAACCGGTCAGCCGCGCGGCTGACCGCCAGGACGGACAGCCTGCTCAATTCCCGCCGGGATAGTCAACGCCAGGAGTTACTGCTGGCCGAGGCGATCAGACTGATTGAACACGACTCCCTGCTGGCCGCCCGCGACTCGCTTGCCAGCGCCCGCCTGCTTGGCCCGGATAGCCGCGCGGACAGCCTGTACGCAGCAATCGAGCAGAGAATAGCCGAGAGGTTTCTGCTGCGCGATATCCCCCAGCTGCTTGTCAGCGGCAGGGCCGATTCGGTAATTCGGCTCCGAAGCGAGGTCTACGATGTTTCCGGCAGCGCGTTCGATGATGACGGGATAGTGAGGATCGTCATTGAGATCAACGGAGAAGTATCGGATCTGTTCCGTCACAGTGGCGGCGGACAGGCCCCGGTGCGCCGGACTTTCGAGCGTCAGATCGAGCTCGCAGCCGGGGTCAACCACCTTAAACTGACTGTCTTCGACGGGCACGGGAAAAGTTTCGCCGCCAGCAGAACCCTGGTCTACAGCCCGCCTTTCTGGAAACTGCCGCTGTTCCTCTATCTTGTCGCACTGACAGTTCTGCTGACCGCCGCCGGCTACTATTATTTCAAGCGCAACACCTTTCACCTGCTGTACAATAAACTCCGCCGCCGGCCGTTCGTCCTGATTTCACCCAACCCTTACATTGTGGGCAACCCGATCCGCAGCCGCGAGATGTTTTTCGGCCGCGAGGACGATTTCCGGTTTGTCAAAAACAAGGTGGACAACGAAAAATACGGCTCCCTGATCGTGCTCTTCGGCGAGCGCCGGGCCGGCAAGACCAGTGTGCTTTACCAGATTCTGGGCGGACGGCTCGGCCCCCGCTTTGTCCCGGTTTTCCTCGATATGCAGGCGATGGCGATCAACAACGACAGCGAGTTCCTGGGCCGGGTGGCCGAAATCACCGCGGACCGGATCGGGGCGA
This genomic stretch from Candidatus Glassbacteria bacterium harbors:
- a CDS encoding single-stranded DNA-binding protein, which produces MASRSVNKVILIGNLGGDPELRHTASNVPVVNFTVATNESWVNKEGVREERTEWHRIVAWRRLAEICHEYLRKGTQVYIEGKLQTRNWEDQSGQKRYMTEVVADEMVILGSRPAGSGGEDGSSQQRESSGGESGYQDFKPPAEDDDDLPF
- a CDS encoding capsule assembly Wzi family protein yields the protein MFPRTQHRRLLLILAAFLLLARPLPSAAGGGGPDRTRYFPLDHPAYDYLDRLQQAGKLLSLNPSLRPYTRGEVLAAVGREKLRNPSPLELGWLNWLAVDCEREYKTLAAADSGNLGVTTRLEAGGRLRTLEPERERSRLGVGFGGALGRVVFDSRFLRAPYLMRASDQADHRDPKVVPPDEDGLIRPMEGYLKADFPMFEGRYSAELFFGRMARNWSPQGMESLVLNGRALSFDQLALRIRSPHLTLSQIVAALDPVDYHPAGSTELVRARRFFSAHRLGIRVRDNLRFGITETTIYGGPGRGWEPGLMNPLTSYRLLAIQDDERWSNNSFVALDGFAGLGGKINIRAQMLFDDFLRDKKIQNRWALSLGLDFCRLPLPGTNSARLEYSRASSYAYNTFRPWERYLISGRPLGAQQGNDFYRLAAELTQYFDPSFDITAGLAYSGQGSLRISSPVAGLLDSASLPFPAEPVEETLELMLSLRWQPADWCILAASGGYSERSGVDNIAGQRLRRGYATVELSLFRDIILSF
- a CDS encoding GAF domain-containing protein, whose protein sequence is MAEKKQPAEQPTEGEQLRKEMNRLRNEKRDVEIKFEISKLLYAELDYGRLLNLIIDKIMDILRAERGFIVTGEPDDFEIKVARNIEGDELSDEGRTVSRTVVHKVLSTGEPSFINDAQQDGMVSSRSIIDLGLRSILCVPLIIGDSPYGAIYIENRSMANCFMEKDLELLQDLAELSASSIRNALNFLELARTSGGSATSLGEDLRRDYDFSMIIGKSRRMVEVMEMAARVAPTDATVLITGDSGTGKELIARATYLNSQRKDSPFLTINCGALPSGLLESELFGHVKGSFTGAYASKVGRFEAANGGTIFLDEVGEMPPELQVKLLRVLQFGEFEKVGSYRLQRVDVRIIAATNKDLMAMVKRGEFREDLYYRMKIIEIHFPPLRDRPDDIPLLIDHFIVMYAKKLDKQIDDVDPQFLRLLQRYPYPGNIRELESIIHRAMILSENNQLSASDLPPEVLDSSTVTSADSGGLRKIIAVPRTNEELKEAKEEATSQAAAEVERAFLEAALEASGGNITKAAKKTGMNRSLFQRLVKKHDIQPKKK